One Calditrichota bacterium genomic window, GCGCATCGCGGTAAATCTCCCAAGTCCTCAACTCTTTGCCGTGAGGAATGCGCACTTTCTCAAATTTCTGTTTGTACATGAAACTGACATCCGCGCCGGCTTCCTTTGCTTTTTTCTGAATCTGGCTGCGCTTGTAACAGCGCCGCGCCTGATTGCAGGTATTGTCAAAAACCATAACTTTTAACGCTCCGGCTTCTTTGCACATGCGGACAATCTCCGCGACAACATCGGGATTGGTCGTGGCAGCCTGTTCCGGGACGCGATCCCAGCCGATATTTGGTTTTACGACTACTGTTTGGCCTTTTTTGACAAATTTCGACATGCCGCCGAGCATTTCCACAGCCTTACGCACCATCGCTGCCGGATCGCCATTTTGGACAACCGCCAAATCTATGGGCAAATCTGGACGATTCGACTTGCCGATAAGCGGCAGAGTGGACATCACTCCCGACAGCGCCGCTGTGGAAATTCCGGCGATTTTGATGAATTCACGACGATTCATTTTGGACATTTTTCCGTTCCCTATTTATTTCGAGTTTTCTAATTTTTACTTTCAACTTTTTCCGGCAATTGCTTCCGGCTAACAATTCCCTATTAATTTTCTGCCAAAACTTTAACCGCATCTTCCAGCGCCATCTGTTTCTGTTCCCCGCTGTTCATGTCTTTTAGCGAAACAAGATTTTGCACTGCTTCGTCGGGTCCCATGATGATCACATACGGGATTCCCAGCCGATTGGCGTATTTGAACTGTTTCTTCAGATTAGCGCTATCGAGAAAAATTTCCGCGTTGACGCCTTCTGCCCGTAATTCTTTGACCAATTTCAGACTGTCAAGTTTGGTGTTTTCATCGAAAACAGTCACCAGCACCTTGGTGGAACTCTTTGCTTCCGGCAGCATGTTGAGTTCGGCCATCACGTCGATGATTCTCTCGATCCCCAAAGTTGTTCCTGTCGCCGGAATGTCTTCGCCCAAAAACATGCCGATCAATTTGTCGTACCTGCCGCCGCCGGTGAGCGAGCCGATGCGCGGCTCCTCCACCACGGACTCGAAAATCGGGCCCGTGTAATAGCTCAAGCCACGCGCCAGATACAAATCTATGGTGTAATTTTCCGCGGCAACGCCCAGCGGTTCCAGATAGCCGATCAATTCTTTGAGTTCCTCGACCCCTTCAGTGCCGATTTGTGATTCCGCGAGCAAAGCTCCTACTTCATTGAGCACCGTTTCAGGCGAGCCATTAATTTCCAGCACCGGAAGTAATTTTTTGATCGCCGCTTCCGGTATCTCACGCTTGACGAGTTCCGCTTTTACGCCGTCGATGCCTTTTTTCAAACTTGTCAATAGCAACACAGACATCGATTCCCAGTTCAGCAGAAACGCCGGCATACTCGACCAGACCGGTCAAAATTTTTCGGTTGTTAATTTTTACCTTAAATTTTTCAAAACCCAGCCTCAGCAAAATCTCATTGATCAGCGCAATCGTCTCAGCGTCCGCTAACATGGAAGCGCTGCCGACGTTATCCGCATCGCACTGAAAAAACTCCCGGTAACGTCCCTTCTGAGGCCTGTCAGCACGCCAGACTGGTTGAATTTGATAACGCTTGAACGGAAGCGTGATTTCGTTGCGATACATCGCTACTACGCGGCATAGTGGCACCGTCAAATCATAGCGCAGCCCCAAATCGACGATATCTCGAAAATTTGTGATCGTAAATTCTTTCAGACTGTATCCGACTTTTTCGATGCCGGTCCCCCGCTTCAAAATTTTGAACATCAATTGTTCGCCTTCTTCGCCGTATTTTCCGGACAACACATCCAGCCGCTCAATTGAGGGCGTTTCCAATGGCTGATAACCATATTTTTCAAAAACAGTTTTGATGATATTTATGACATACTGCCGCCTCAACATCTGTTCCGGCAGAAAATCCCGCGTTCCTTTGGGAATTCCCGGTTTAATCATCTCCATTCAAATGCCTCCCAAAATATTTCTGATTCATTTCATTGTTTCACATTTCTGCTAAACAGCATCAAGCGCGCTGCCTATTTATTATGCTTTTTACCATATTGAGAAAAAAAATTACCAACTTTTGCCAGAAAATTCTTACAAGAAACATCCCGAAGTAGACCCTGTGAAAATATATTTAGACAGATAATAAATTTGTAATTAACTTGGTAAGTTTCTCTTTTTCATTTGTATTGCTCACAGCAATTAAAAGTGCCAGTGCTGTCAAGGCATTGTCATTTATTTTTTTCTCACCGCTATCTTTGTAAAGAAAATTATTTCTATCCAAAAAATACACAAACAGAAATGAAGCAATTCGTTTGTTGCCATCTACAAAAGGATGATCCTTAATAATAAAATACAAAAGATGAGCTGCTTTTTCTTCTAAACTCGGATATAGCTCTTTACCCTCAAAAGTTTGGAGGATGCTTCCTAAAATCCCCTTGAGTTTGCCAGGATTTTCCTGACCGAATAAATCACTAGCTTCCTTTTTGGCAATAAGCTCCTCTTTAATCCTATCAATAACTTCCTTTGCTTCATCATAGCGTAGAACAAATTCCCCTTTTGCTTTCTTAACAATAGGAATTTTCTCTTTATCGTATTGTTCAAGGAGCGTTAGTGTTTTTGCGTAGCTGCTAAGCAAACCCAATATTTCACGTTCTTGCCCTGCGAGCAATTCATGTTTAGATTTCTCCT contains:
- a CDS encoding DUF362 domain-containing protein produces the protein MNRREFIKIAGISTAALSGVMSTLPLIGKSNRPDLPIDLAVVQNGDPAAMVRKAVEMLGGMSKFVKKGQTVVVKPNIGWDRVPEQAATTNPDVVAEIVRMCKEAGALKVMVFDNTCNQARRCYKRSQIQKKAKEAGADVSFMYKQKFEKVRIPHGKELRTWEIYRDALKADVLINVPIAKHHSLSRVTLGMKNLMGLIGGNRGKIHNHFNVKITDLNTIIRPQLTILDAVRILLRNGPQGGNLSDVKAVNTIIAGADIVAVDAFGATLFGLQPEQLGFLKEAHARGLGEMNLDKLKIEKVSLG
- a CDS encoding type II toxin-antitoxin system death-on-curing family toxin, whose protein sequence is MQNQELKKGEIVIYKAKEGPKLDVRLEKDTVWLTQKQMAILFNKGVPTINEHIKNIYKERELERNSTIRKFRIVQSEGGRKVERNMDFYSLDVIISVGYRVKSKQGTQFRIWATRTLKEHLIKGYTINKKRLLQVQDSLKNLQEIIVLLQEKSKHELLAGQEREILGLLSSYAKTLTLLEQYDKEKIPIVKKAKGEFVLRYDEAKEVIDRIKEELIAKKEASDLFGQENPGKLKGILGSILQTFEGKELYPSLEEKAAHLLYFIIKDHPFVDGNKRIASFLFVYFLDRNNFLYKDSGEKKINDNALTALALLIAVSNTNEKEKLTKLITNLLSV